One Cucurbita pepo subsp. pepo cultivar mu-cu-16 chromosome LG07, ASM280686v2, whole genome shotgun sequence genomic region harbors:
- the LOC111798416 gene encoding uncharacterized GPI-anchored protein At3g06035-like isoform X2 yields MAFLKHCLSLCALLHCLLSLLHLVNGEVDLEELFKGFNIYKNSQSQLYLNKNSKAQCIAEQIAKKLYNQLPCSRTIDGDALLPSNQSQLPLFTHYSRKCQVNLNHTLDAVILPIYVPNSEAELVLAGCKHSQASKYLGNTTYTRVGLAKNKDCLVIALGTDALGGSYSAGVSRIQNIGRVYCLGFIVFGVISLFW; encoded by the exons ATGGCTTTCCTGAAACATTGCCTCAGCCTCTGTGCTCTTCTGCACTGCTTGCTTTCTCTGTTGCATTTAGTGAACGGTGAAG TTGATTTAGAAGAGCTTTTCAAAGGCTTTAACATCTACAAAAACTCACAAAGCCAGTTGTATCTCAACAAAAACTCCAAAGCACAATGTATAGCAGAACAAATCGCGAAGAAATTGTACAACCAACTGCCTTGCAGTCGAACCATCGACGGTGACGCCCTTTTGCCATCGAACCAAAGCCAACTTCCATTGTTCACTCATTACTCAAGAAAGTGCCAAGTTAACCTCAATCATACACTAGACGCTGTTATTTTACCCATATACGTGCCTAACTCAGAAGCTGAGCTTGTGCTTGCTGGCTGCAAACATTCTCAGGCTTCAAAGTACTTGGGTAATACAACTTATACAAGGGTAGGCCTtgcaaaaaataaagattgtTTGGTGATTGCTTTGGGTACTGATGCACTTGGTGGAAGCTATTCTGCTGGTGTCTCTCGGATTCAAAATATCGGTCGGGTTTATTGCTTGGGATTTATTGTTTTCGGGgtcatttctttgttttggtgA
- the LOC111798415 gene encoding mevalonate kinase-like has protein sequence MEVKARAPGKIILAGEHAVVHGSTAVAASVDLYTTASVRLPSSSDKDDTVKLQMKDLALEFLWPTSRIKEALGGFVGSTSTPTSCPADCLKLMASLVEDQNIPEAKIELASGVSAFLWLYSSILGFVPVDVTITSELPLGSGLGSSAAFCVALSAALLALSGSVDVDREHRGWMAYKEDDLVLLNKWAFEGEKIIHGKPSGIDNTVSTYGSMIKFRSGSLTLIKSNMPLKMLITNTKVGRNTKALVAGVADRTIRHPDAMNFVFNAVDCVSKEVSILIQSPVDDDVSLTANEEKLAELMEMNQGLLQSMGVSHATIETVLRTTLKYKLVSKLTGAGGGGCVLTLLPNLLSGKVVDKVIAELELCGFECFIAGIGGRGAEISFGDSS, from the exons ATGGAAGTCAAAGCAAGAGCTCCTGGGAAAATCATACTCGCCGGTGAACATGCCGTCGTCCATGGATCCACCGCCGTCGCAGCTTCCGTCGATCTGTACACTACAGCTTCAGTTCGATTGCCAAGTTCTTCAG ATAAGGATGATACTGTGAAACTCCAAATGAAGGATCTGGCTCTTGAGTTCTTATGGCCAACTAGTAGAATCAAGGAAGCTTTGGGTGGATTTGTTGgttcaacctcaactcccacatCATGCCCTGCAGACTGCTTGAAATTGATGGCATCTCTGGTTGAGGATCAAAACATTCCCGAGGCGAAAATCGAGCTCGCCTCTGGAGTGTCTGCATTTCTTTGGCTCTATTCTTCCATCCTAGG ATTTGTGCCTGTTGATGTGACCATTACTTCTGAGCTTCCTCTTGGATCTGGCTTGGGATCATCGGCCGCGTTTTGCGTTGCACTTTCAGCTGCTCTGCTTGCTTTATCAGGTTCTGTAGATGTCGATCGGGAACATCGAGGATGGATGGCATATAAAGAAGATGATCTTGTgttgttgaacaaatgggcTTTTGAAGGTGAAAAGATAATCCATGGAAAACCTTCTGGGATTGATAATACAGTGAGCACATATG GCAGCATGATCAAGTTCAGGTCAGGCAGTTTGACCCTCATTAAATCCAATATGCCACTGAAAATGCTCATTACAAACACAAAAGTTGGAAGAAACACAAAGGCTTTAGTTGCTGGTGTTGCAGACAGAACCATCAGACATCCTGATGCCATGAACTTTGTGTTTAACGCTGTCGATTGTGTAAGCAAGGAAGTATCGATCCTTATTCAGTCACCGGTCGATGACGACGTTTCCCTAACTGCGAACGAAGAAAAGTTAGCCGAGTTGATGGAAATGAATCAAGGTTTACTTCAGTCGATGGGCGTAAGCCATGCAACTATCGAAACCGTCCTCCGAACGACATTGAAATACAAGCTAGTCTCCAAATTGACAGGAGCTGGAGGTGGAGGCTGTGTTCTTACACTGTTGCCTAACC TACTTTCAGGGAAAGTTGTTGATAAAGTAATTGCAGAGCTCGAGTTGTGTGGATTCGAATGCTTCATTGCTGGGATTGGAGGAAGAGGGGCGGAGATCTCGTTTGGTGATTCATCTTGA
- the LOC111798416 gene encoding uncharacterized GPI-anchored protein At5g19250-like isoform X1, which produces MAFLKHCLSLCALLHCLLSLLHLVNGEVKEDVLFQAMNSYRKSIKLTPMNKNSKAGCLVKQIAWDFDDQSPLSIFLSGSTIAPSNFSQLPSLPDYLSKCKIELNHTKNGLILPLHIPTLALNLVLHECTNSQMAKYWSKPEFTSVGIGCFEQWVVFAFATDSPTGSFSSAVNLSDLGLRHFYLVSSVLLGLLLLSG; this is translated from the exons ATGGCTTTCCTGAAACATTGCCTCAGCCTCTGTGCTCTTCTGCACTGCTTGCTTTCTCTGTTGCATTTAGTGAACGGTGAAG TGAAAGAAGACGTACTTTTCCAAGCCATGAACAGCTACAGAAAGTCCATAAAACTTACCCCCATGAACAAGAACTCCAAAGCAGGCTGCCTAGTCAAGCAAATCGCTTGGGACTTCGACGACCAGTCGCCCCTCAGCATCTTCCTCAGCGGCTCCACCATTGCACCAAGCAACTTCTCCCAACTACCTAGTCTACCCGACTACCTGTCCAAATGCAAAATCGAGCTCAATCACACAAAAAATGGCCTGATTTTGCCTCTCCATATCCCCACTTTGGCATTGAATCTTGTTCTCCATGAATGTACAAATTCCCAAATGGCTAAGTACTGGAGCAAACCAGAATTCACGTCTGTCGGAATTGGGTGTTTTGAACAATGGGTAGTGTTCGCTTTTGCCACCGATTCGCCTACCGGAAGCTTTTCTTCTGCCGTGAATTTGTCTGATTTGGGTCTTCGACATTTTTACTTGGTGTCATCCGTGCTGTTGGGGTTGCTTCTTCTCTCTGGTTGA
- the LOC111798417 gene encoding alpha-crystallin domain-containing protein 22.3-like: protein MPYIGPPLPHSYIPSSPQAEDPEAVVNVGPAMVYCPLTTRQEWDNIVSSTKSGVALTGTAAMGKVGPVIGRVDIGEDDNSYFFRVSLPGVARDQNSFSCDMDPDGKVKIIGVTTTGENIVCKNSQVFRMQSKNLCPPGHFSITFQLPGPVNNLQFSGAFGADGILEGSVAKG, encoded by the exons ATGCCATATATTGGTCCACCTCTACCACACAGCTACATTCCTTCTTCTCCGCAAGCAGAAGATCCTGAGGCTGTGGTGAACGTTGGGCCAGCTATGGTATATTGTCCTCTGACAACCCGTCAAGAGTGGGACAATATTGTATCTTCCACCAAAAGCGGGGTTGCCCTCACTGGCACTGCAGCCATGGGAAAAGTTGGACCAGTTATCGGACGTGTGGACATCGGTGAGGATGACAATTCGTACTTCTTCCGTGTCTCTCTTCCAGGGGTGGCTAGAGATCAAA ACAGTTTCAGCTGCGACATGGACCCGGACGggaaagtgaaaataataggAGTAACGACGACAGGCGAGAACATAGTATGTAAGAATTCACAAGTGTTTCGGATGCAGTCGAAAAATCTATGTCCACCAGGTCATTTCTCTATCACTTTTCAGCTACCTGGTCCTGTCAATAACCTGCAATTTTCTGGTGCTTTTGGGGCAGATGGGATTTTAGAAGGCAGTGTAGCTAAAGGGTGA
- the LOC111798176 gene encoding uncharacterized GPI-anchored protein At3g06035-like: MASSSSSSSYSLFGVFAIAFLVFVSSPVLSSKVEEDKENLLQGLNGYRQAQKLPPFEKNAKAYCIAEKIAEVDKDHPCNITTANSTVTARHLSQIENFEHYAEKCKVDLNTTADAIVMPVCVPDMVEPMLLANYTQTQYAQYLNNSKFVGAGLGVDVDWMVVILTTAEHGGSFAGSGAGSVVASMGAPVLVVLLGLFLVGNL; the protein is encoded by the exons atggcttcttcttcttcttcttcttcctactCTCTCTTTGGCGTTTTCGCCATTGCCTTCCTCGTCTTCGTCTCCTCCCCTGTTCTCTCCTCCAAAG TTgaagaagataaagaaaaCCTTCTGCAAGGCCTAAACGGCTACCGACAAGCACAGAAGCTCCCGCCGTTTGAAAAGAACGCAAAAGCCTACTGCATCGCAGAAAAAATCGCCGAGGTAGACAAGGACCATCCCTGCAACATTACCACCGCTAATTCAACCGTCACCGCACGCCACCTCTCGCAGATTGAGAATTTCGAGCATTACGCCGAGAAATGCAAGGTCGACCTCAACACCACCGCCGACGCCATCGTGATGCCGGTGTGTGTACCGGATATGGTTGAGCCTATGCTGCTTGCCAACTACACGCAAACGCAGTACGCCCAGTATTTGAACAATTCCAAGTTCGTCGGCGCTGGCCTCGGCGTGGACGTTGACTGGATGGTGGTGATTCTCACCACCGCAGAGCACGGTGGGAGCTTTGCCGGCTCCGGCGCCGGGTCGGTGGTGGCTTCAATGGGAGCGCCGGTGCTGGTGGTTCTGTTAGGGCTTTTCCTTGTGGGAAATCTGTGA